In Rhodococcus qingshengii JCM 15477, the sequence CAAGATCCAGCGACCGACGCCCCGGTGAGCTCCTACGAGATCAAGGTGAAGGCTGACGGGACACCCGTCAGTGGGATCAACCCCCGCGGAACCGGCTGGCAGATCCGCCTGTCCGAGATCAACCTCCCGACCGTTGACGGTGTGTACTTCGAGAGAGGGACGTTCCGCCCGTCGGAGGGTGTGACGCTCAACGGGGACCGCACCGAGGCGCTGGTGACCATCACGCCGAAGAGCAATGTCGGTGTCACACTGCTCAACAAAGCGAGCCTGGGATCGGCGAGGATCACCAAATCCGTCATCGGTGACGGAGCGCGCACGGGGCTCGAGGCTTTCGTCGTCAACGCAGAGATCGCCTTCGGTGACGACGCCGCCGGCAACGAGCTGCGTCAATTCACCCTGAAGGACGGTCAGCACTACGACCTGGGCAAATTGCCCATCGGAGCGAAAGTCACCTTCACCGAGGTTCAACCGACGAACACCGACCTCGTGACGTGGTCGCTGCCGGTGATCAGCCCGAAGACGCTCACCATCGGCACCGACGCGTCGGCGAACACGGTCTCCGTCACCAACGAGGCCACGATCACGCAAGGCACCTTCGAAGTGAGCAAAAAGCTCACGGGCCCGAAGGCTTCCGACAAGGCCGTACCGGCCAGCTTCGACGTGATTGCCACCTGGCTCGATACGGACGACAACCCGCAGAGCAAGACGCTGTCACTTCCGTCCGACGGCACCCCGGTTCCGTTCGGCGAGAACCTGCCGGGCGGCACCGAAGTCACACTGACAGAGCTGGTTCCGGCAAACGGTGATGGTCTCGCCTATGGCGTGCCCGCATACTCCGGGAATGTCAGGATCAGTCCGGACAACGAGGCCGTGGTGACCATCGGCAAGGATCTGCGCAAGATCGAGGTGTCGAACTTCGTCGACGTCAACGACGGCACTCTGCGCATTGCAAAGCAGGTCGGCGGTGAGGCCGCCGAGGCCGTCGGCGACGACGTGGAGTTCACGGTCGAGGCGCGTTGGCGCGACGGTGTGGAGTACCGCACCCAGGTGCTGAGCGTCAAGCAGGGACAGACCACACCGCTCGGCGTCGACCTCCCTGTCGGCACCGAGGTGACCTTCACCGAGACCGGCCGTCCCGATGTCGACGGAGTCGAGTGGGGCACGATCTCCTGGGGCACCAGCCCGGAAGGCGAATCGTGGCTGCACTCGAACCTCGACGGCACCGCGACGGGCATAGTCTCCGACGACCCGACCGACGGTCGGCTGATCACGCTGTCGAACGAGGCGCTGTGGAAATTCGGATCGGTCGAATTCACGAAGTTCATCCTCGACGCTGACGGCAAGCCCGTCCGCGCACCCGAGGCCGACCTGCCTGACAGCGCGACGTTCGAGGTCCGTATCGACGGGATCGATCCGGCACTCCCCGCTGGAACTGATTTCCCGGCAGTGGGCCAGACCATCACCCTCGATGCCGCAAACGACTGGAGCTGGACGTCCGACGAGGTTGTGCCGCGGAACACCGTGATCACCTTCTCCGAGGTCGACCCCAAGCCACTGGCCGGTATCGACTGGGCGCGGCCGTACTACTACGTCTCCGCGGATGCCGGTGACGCCGATTACCGCGACACCGTCAAGGCGGTGGCCGGTGAGAAGGCTGTGGTGGAGATCCACAACCGCCCGATCCCGACCACCGAGGTGGATATCGACAAGATCGTGACCGGCCCCAAGGGCAGCCAGGTAGCCAAAGACGGATCCACGATCTTCCAGGTCACGGCTACGTGGACGGACATCGACAATGAGGCGCGGTCTTGTGTTCTCGATGTCAAGCCGGGCGCTTCGGTCACTCCGACCGCCCAGTGCGACGCAGCCGTCATCGACGGCCGGGTCCAGTTCCCGCTGAACACCGACATCACTTTCACAGAAACCGGTGCTCACACCGACGTCACCAACGTCAAGTGGGGTGAAGTGATCTGGGGCGTCAAGGAAGGCAAGGCGGATGTCTCGAAGATCGACGGCGAACCGACCGCAACTTCCGTCAAGCTCACCGGCGAAGCAAACAAGTCGGTGGTCCTGGGACTCGAGAACAAAACCAGCAGCAATGGGCTGATCATCATCCCGATCCCGATCCCGCTGCCGCCGTGGGAAATCCCGACATGGCCGGGCTCTGAAGTACCCGGAGGATCAGGCACTGACGTGTCGACTCCCGGCAACAACGCTCCCGGCAATAACGGTGGTGGACACAACGGTGCTCCGGGCACACCTGCTCCGGGAAATCCTGCTCAGGCCAAACCGGACCAGTCATCGTCCCTGCCGGTAACCGGCGCGAACGTCATCTGGCTCGCCGGTCTAGCGCTGACACTGATCGGCGGTGGCGCATGGCTCACCCTGCGTAACCGCAAGCGTGCACCCGGCCAGGAGTAACTCCCAACCAGAAATACCGAAACAGGGCGGGTGCGACATACACCTGGTCGCACCCGCCCTGTTTCACCGTCACGACGCATCTATCTCGCGGCCGCCGCCGCGGCCCACCCCTCGAAGGAGAAACACCATGTCATTCCTCCCGTTCCCGATCGTCATCGAAGGCATCGAGACCACTGGTTCTGCCGTGATCGACGGCCTCGGTCGCCTGTCCGTACTCCTTTACGATCTCCTCGGCGGTACCGGGAGCGCCACGATCGACGCGGGCAGCTAGTTCGATACGGCACCAATGCGACACATCAGCTAGCTCGGTAGATCTGTGAAGAGGAGACCCCGGTTCGTGAGCGATACCAAAGTTCCAGGGCGTCGGCGGCCGGGCGCAGGCCAGGTAATCGGCGAACTGCTCCTCACGGCCGGGGTCGTCATCTTGCTGTTCGTCATCTATGAGGCGTTCTGGACCAATATGGTCTCAGGGCGGCTGCAGGACGAGCTCAACAACAGTCTGGAGGAATCCTGGGCCGAAGTCCCCGAAGCCTCAGGAGCGATCGATGGTCAGCCGGTGTCCCCGCTGATCCCTGTGCTCGGCGAGGGATTCGCGCGCGTGCATTTCCCCACACTCGGCGCCGCGTACGCAATCGTCGAGGGCACACGCAACGAGGACCTGCGGGCCGGCCCCGGCCACTACCCGGACTCGCAGATGCCCGGCGAAGCCGGCAACTTCGCGCTCGCCGGGCACCGCAATGGTTCCGGCGCAGTCTTCCAGCACCTGGATCGACTCGATGCATGCGATGCCGTCGTCGTGGAGACCGAGTTCCAATGGATGACGTACCGGTTGCTCCCACTCGACCAGGCCTCGCCCGAACGTCGCGCTGCGGCGAAAGCCTGCTTGAATCCCGAGCAAGCCGATCGTGTTTCCGAAGGCGACTACGTCCATCTCCTCGGGCGGCGCATCACCGTGCCCGGGGATGTTGCGGTCGTCACCCCGCTGCCCGGAAGCCCTTGGGCCGAGCCCGACGCCACGCTGGAAAGTATGTTGACACTGACCACGTGCCATCCGCTCTACTCGAACAGCGAACGCTTGATCGTCCACGCGGTTCTCGTCGAAACAATCTCGAAGACTTCGGGCACCATTCCCGCGGCATTCCAGGAGCAATGAATGTACGGATACCTCTGGGGAGCGCTCCCCGGCCCCCGACCAGTGAAGGCCCTGCTGGCGATCGTTCTCGTGGTCGCGGTGGTGCTGCTACTCATGGAATTCGTATTTCCTTGGATGTCAGAGCATATGCCCTACTCCGACGTCACCGTATAGAGCGCCCGTGCAGGTCGGCCGACACCGGCACGAGGCCCGGCTGGCGCCCGAAGGCGCTGTCCTACAGCGGACTCGACGGACCTACGATGATTCTGGCGTGTCGATGCAAACCAGTTTCCGCGTGTGTCGGAACGGGTCGCCTAGTTGACACTCGAGGCTCTCCGGAATGTTCATTCGACGCCTGAGCGAGCACTGAGACCTGACTCCGCCGCTACAGAACCTTCGTGAAGATCTGCGCCGGCGCTGCCGTCTCGAGCTTGGCCAGCGCCTCAACCAACCTGACGAAGTGCTCGGTATGGGTGTGGGCGTCGAGGTGCTCCTGAGATTCCCATTCCTCCACCAACACGAGCTCGCAGGGATTGTCGGTGCGCTGCAGTAACTCGTAATTGATGCAGCCGTCCTCTTTTCGGGTCTCGGTGACAAGTTCGTCGTACAACCGAAGCACTTCCGCGAGATCGCCCTGCTCCACTGTGGTTGGCACCAAAACCCTGATCACAAAGACTCTCCGATTCGTCTGACCCGCGTTGACCCCTCCGCTCGAAGTCTGCCGTAGACCTCCGACAGATCGACATTTCCGTTGTGACTCGAAGTTTGCGGACAGGCGCAATACCTACGAAACACCCCCGATACCGGAGGTTCGTAGGGTTTGCCGAAGTCGGGCTCGCAATCAGCAGCGCAGCCCTGGGCCCGGGCGAGGGGTAAGCACATGAGTGGAAATGCAGTTCGCTTGCAAGCGATCAAGGACGTCGAGGCCTACACACCTCCGGTGGTCAGTTTCACGACCGACGAGACACCCGGAGAGGTGTTCGGAGCCAACGTCTTCAACAAGGTGGTCATGCAGAAGCGACTGCCCAAGCTCGTCTACAAATCGGTGATGTCGACGATCGAGCAAGGCAAACCGCTCGATCCCATGGTCGCCGATGCGGTCGCGTCGGCGATGAAGGACTGGGCGTTGGAGAAAGGCGCAACCCACTACGCCCACGTCTTCTATCCACTGACCGGGTTGACGGCCGAGAAGCACGACAGCTTCCTCGAGCCGGTCGGCGACGGCAGTGCACTGGCGGAGTTCGCCGGCAAGACCTTGATCCAAGGTGAACCCGACGCTTCGAGTTTCCCGAACGGCGGGCTGCGCAATACATTCGAGGCTCGCGGATACACCGGCTGGGATGTCACGAGCCCGGCCTACGTTCTCGAAAACCCCAACGGCAACACACTGTGTATCCCGACCGTGTTCGTTTCGATGACCGGCGAAGCGCTCGACCACAAGACTCCCCTGCTGCGTTCACAACAGGCAATGGGTTTCCACGCCGAACGAATCCTTAAGTTGTTCGGCCATACCGATCCCGAGCACATCGTGTCGTTCTGCGGACCCGAGCAGGAGTACTTCCTGATCGATCGACACTTCTTCCTCGCCCGCCCCGACCTCCTCAACGCCGGCCGAACACTCTTCGGCGCAAAGCCGCCCAAGGGCCAGGAGTTCGACGACCACTACTTCGGGGCGATCCCGGAACGTGTGCTCGGATTCATGATGGACACCGAGCGGGAACTTTTCAAACTCGGTATCCCCGCCAAGACGCGGCACAACGAGGTTGCGCCCGGCCAGTTCGAAATCGCCCCGATGTTCGAGCGAGGCAACATCGCCGCGGACCACCAGCAGTTGCTGATGACCACTTTCAAGACAATCGCCAAGAAGCACGGCATGGAATGTCTGTTCCACGAGAAGCCGTTCGACGGTGTCAACGGCTCCGGCAAGCACGTCAACTTCTCGCTGGGCAACTCCGAACTCGGCAGTTTGCTTGTCCCCGGCGACAATCCGCATGACAATGCCCAGTTCCTCGTATTCTGCGCCGCAGTCATCCGGGCCGTCCACAAATACGCGGGCCTCCTGCGCGCGTCGGTCGCATCGGCAACCAACGATCACCGCCTCGGCGCCAACGAGGCTCCCCCGGCCATCATTTCGATCTTCCTCGGCGATCAACTGGCCGACGTCTTCGAGCAGATCGCCAAGGGCGCCGCGACATCGTCGAAGGACAAGGGCACCATGATGATCGGCGCCGATACCCTTCCCGTCCTACCGACCGACCCGGGCGATCGCAACCGTACGAGCCCATTTGCCTTCACCGGCAACCGTTTCGAGTTCCGCGCGCCAGGATCGCTGCAAACAGTCAACGGCCCGATGGTCACCATCAACACGATCATGGCCGAGGCCTTGGACTACATGGCCACCGAACTGGAGGCCGCGGTCGCCGACGGCGCCGATTTCGACACCGCCGTCCAGAATCTGCTCACCGAGATCATCACCAACCACGGTGCGGTTGTCTTCAACGGCGACGGTTACTCGGAGAACTGGCAGATCGAGGCCGAGTCTCGCGGCCTGCCGAACCTTCGCACGACGCTGGACGCCCTTCCTGAACTGATCACCGAATCCTCGATGGAACTCTTCGAGAAGTACAAGGTCTTCAACCACCGGGAGATGCACAGCCGCTACGAGGTCGGACTCGAACAGTACGCACTGAGCATCGGCGTCGAGGCACGCCTGGCCGCCGAAATCGGTACGACGCTGATTCTTCCGGCTGCAGTGCGCCACCAGACGGAAGTTGCGCAGAACTTCGTCGCACTGAAGTCTGCCGGCCTCGAACCGGATTCAGCACCGCTCGAAGAAGTGTCGGCGCCCGTTGCGGCTCTGCGCACAGCGCTCGCGGCCCTGCGCGCAGCAATCGACACCGACGCCGGCGAGACGCCATTCGATCAGGCCAAGCACGCACAGGACGCACTCCTGCCCGCCATGGCAGAGGTACGTGCAGCGGCCGACTTCCTCGAAACCATCGTCGCCGACGATCACTGGCCACTCCCGACGTATCAGGAAATGCTCTTCATTCTCTGAGTATCACCCGAATATCACTACCCACAGAACTATGGCCTGCAACTCGATCGAGTTGCAGGCCATAGTTGTCGAATCTTGCTCGGCTAGCGGTCTTCCGGCATCGTGACTTCGAGTACGCGAGCCTCACCGGTGGTCGCGGGGTCAGGACGATCGCGCGAATCCGACGACGCCATCTGGAGTCCGTTCAAATCGGTCCGCATGTAGATGACGTTGTAACGGTCCCACGTGGTGGCGACGAATTCGAGGAACTGTCCGCTCGCCCACGGGTGCATGAATCCGCCGTACAACGCGGGCAACGTGATTCCACTCAACAGGGTCTGCGTACCACTCCACGGGCCTTGCGGTTGGTCGGCCTGACGGATCACCAGGTTGCCCTCGGCACTGGTGTACATGGCAACGTACTTGTTCAGGTAGTCGTTCCACTGCACTGCGAGTTCACTGACCGGTGCCTTGATGACCTGAACGGCATCGGTATCTCGCGGACTCCAACCGGAGCCGTCCCAGTATTCGTAGGCACCGAGATTTCTGATGTCGGCGCCGGCCACTCGCGCCAGGATCGCCTTACCGAAACGACCTGAGGGAGTTCCGTATTCGTAAATGTAGCCGTCCCGACCGTCGAGGAAGGCGCTCTGCTGGAAGTTGGAATTGATCGGCGATACTGCCGGAATCCCCGGAATGCCAAGTCCTTCGGTATTGGCGCGAACTGTCCCCGGATCGAGTTCCCAGTTCTCACCGTTGTCCGTGGAGAAAGCCAGAGCCGAGTAGTTGGTGGTCCAGGCTCCAGGTTCGTCCCACGACCGAACGGACATGAATCTGATGTACTGCACACCACCGTAAGAGATTCCAGCGGTCGGGATGGTGGTGAACTCACCCGGAATGCCGAATCCCGGAATGATCTCCTTGGAATGATTGGGGCCGTCCAAAGGAGAACTGTCGATCTTCATCCCGTCGGCAATGGCGGTGTCGTTGCTGCGGAACAATACGTTGCTGCGCCAGTCGTCACCCGGGGTGTCGCAGTCGCCCACCGTGTCGCCGAATGCCATCAGCACGTCGTGATCCGGCCCCGAAAGACCGTTGTCCCACATGATTCCGAGGTCGGTACCCGACACGTTGAACCGCTCGATGGTGTTGTTGGGACTGCCTGGGCCAGTGACCATTTCGATCGCCTTGGTGCGGCCGGTCAGCACCGGCAGAGCACCGTTGGGGGCGCCGGTGATCCAAGGCAGCGCGTTGGCGAGGGAGCCGGTACCGGCGGATCCACTGCCGAGCGATCCGGTCAGCGAGCCGAGCGAACCCGTCATCGATCCGGCGGAACCACTTCCTCCCGAACCGCACGGTCCACCGATCGCCGACGCAGACGGTGCTGCGGCAATCGTCGCGGCAATCGTGACGACGCCTATCGACAACATCGCCGACATGGAGTGTTTATTACGCACGTGCAGCCCCTCTGATCATTTCGACTCGTTCGGACCACAGGCACAGTGATCCCCGACCGCAGAAGCAAACCATTTGGACTGTGTTAAGAGAGTGAAAGCTGAGCAAATTGTTATAAATCGCCCGTTCAACTGACACAAGTGACAGCTGTGTCCGATTTCACCTTCACAGGACAGTTGTCCGATACAGCAATAAAGGCGCCTAGTATGTAACGGAAATGTAAAAGAGTTCTCACAACGAGGTAGGTGAGCGGTGTCCGTACGTGACCGCGTAGCGCAGATTTACGATCAGGTTTTGGTTCGCAATGCAGGAGAGCCCGAGTTCCATCAGGCCGCCGCAGAGGTCTTCGAGTCTCTTCACGTAGTGCTCGAACGCCACCCCCGCTACGCCGACGCCGGACTCATCGAGCGGCTCTGCGAGCCGGAACGCCAGATCATCTTCCGCGTGCCGTGGACCGACGACCAGGGCAACGTTCACGTCAACCGTGGCTTCCGCGTTCAGTACAACAGTGCACTCGGCCCCTACAAGGGCGGCCTGCGCTTCCACCCCAGCGTCAACCTGGGCATCGTGAAGTTCCTCGGCTTCGAGCAGATCTTCAAGAACTCACTGACCGGCCTGCCCATCGGCGGCGGCAAGGGTGGCTCGGACTTCGATCCCAAGGGCCGCTCCGACGCAGAGGTCATGCGCTTCTGTCAGTCCTTCATGACCGAACTGCAGCGTCACATCGGTGAATACACCGACGTTCCGGCCGGCGACATCGGCGTCGGCGGTCGCGAGATCGGCTACCTGTTCGGTCAGTACAAGCGGCTGACCAACACGTACGAGTCGGGCGTCCTCACCGGCAAGGGCATCACCTGGGGCGGATCGCAGGTTCGCACCGAGGCCACCGGCTACGGCGTCGCGTACTTCGTCGCCGAAATGCTCAAGGCGAAGGGTGAAGGCCTCGAAGGCAAGAACGTCGTGATCTCCGGATCCGGCAATGTCGCCATCTACGCAATCCAGAAGATCCACCAGCTCGGCGGCGTCGCGATCGCCTGCTCGGATTCCTCGGGATACATCGTGGACAAGAAGGGCATCGATCTCGACCTCCTCAAGGAGATCAAGGAAGTTCGCCGCGGCCGCATCAGCGAGTACGCCGACGCAGTTCCGCATGCCGAGTTCATCGCCGACGGTTCCATCTGGGACGTGCCGTGCGACGTCGCACTCCCCTGCGCGACTCAGAACGAGCTCGACGAAGATGCCGCAAAGACCTTGATCGCCAACGGCGTTCAGGCCGTTGCCGAAGGCGCGAACATGCCCACCACCCCCGGTGGCATCCAGCTCTTCCGTGACGCGAACGTAGCCTTCGCACCCGGCAAGGCGGCCAACGCCGGTGGCGTTGCAACCTCCGCTCTCGAAATGCAGCAGAATGCTTCGCGTGATTCCTGGAGCTTCGAGTACACCGACGAGCGTCTCGCCGGAATCATGCGCGGCATCCACAAGCGCACCATCAACACCGCTGCCGAGTACGGAAAGCCCGGCGACTACGTGCACGGCGCGAACATTGCCGGCTTCGTGAAGGTGGCCGACGCCATGATTTCACTGGGCGTCATCTAGAGATTTCCGCACCACAGACAGCAGTACAAAAAGGGTGATTTCACCCTGAACCGGTTCCCGTACATCGGACTGGTCGAATCAATACCTAGGCCTCGAGGGCCCTGGGTCCGCGAGGACCCAGGGCCCTCGAGCTTGCTCCGAGCAAATCGCCCGCGACGAGCACCGTAGGCGCGGCAATGATCCCAGACGGAACTCGTGGTGTCCTCCGAAACCGTTTTCCGCTCTGACGTCGAAAAACACCGTAAGTGGACGATTGTTTAGGTCCGCAGCGCGTGGGGCATATGGACTTATCTTCACATTTGTCCATTTCACAGTTGGACGATCGTTCATGTGGTAGAAATCACAACGCCTGGCGCAATTCGATCCGCAAATTTCAGCGGCGAGTATGCCCCCGAACAAGGCCTCAGCGTGTACCCCGCTTCGTAACGCGCCGAGCCTCCGGGTGCCTGTGCCAGGCGACGCACCTGTCTAGAGGAGGCCACCCATGTCCCCAGCGCTGCTGAACAACCCGGGACCGCTCATGTTGGGAGGCAAGCCCGCCTCCACAGCGGTCAACGACGTCATCCCACTGGCAAGCGATCTCGTAGATCACCTGTCCCGTGCCAACCCGACGTTGACTTCCCTCCAAACGGAGGCAGTACGTCGGGAACTGATTGCGGTGATCGTGCAGGGGCTCCAAGTGGGGATCCAGCTATTGGATCACCGCAAACTTCCCACCGACCAAGAGTTGGACGGCATTCACACGATGACCGTCCAACAAGCATTGAAAGGCGTGCCACTCAGCGCGATCCTCAACTTGACCAACGAGGGCATCAGCACTTTTCGCACCCTCATCCTCAGCCGGGCCGACGCCGAGGACTCCGCCAATCTCGGGGATCTCAACGAGTTCTTGTTCGCACTTGCGCAGCGGCTTCACTCGTTCATCTCGATCAGCTATCTTTCGGCTCTTCCTGCCGGTTCCCAACTCGGGGAATACTCCGCCGGCGCTCTCGTGAAAGCCATGCTGGACGGCGACGATCCCACCCAGCTTGCGTTGCAGATGGGCGTTGAACTCGCACCCCGCTATCTCGTCCTGCGGCTCCTGGTGAACCTGCCGCCCATCCGCCCGGGAGCACGCAACGGCAACCACCAGCGCATACAGGCCTACCGTGACCTCTCCGTCGCTCAATCGAAAATCGCGGCCCACTTCGGGTCGGCGCTGCTCGAAGCTCCTGCACCGCAACGTGGTCTGGTCCTGATCGAGGGCACACCCGACTGGGGAACAGTGTGCGAGGTCATCCAACGCGCACGCGCAACGGTCGGGGTGGAGATCACAGCAATCGCCGAGAACGCCGCGGTACGAGATATCGCCGCCGCCCAAGCAACCACTCACGAATTGGCGCAACTCGTGCGGCGCCTGAGACTGCCGGCGCGGTCCTACCGAATGGAAGACCTCGCGCTCGAGTATCAACTCACTCGGGGTGGCGCAGGCCGCGACAGCTTGATCAATCTTCTCAAGCCACTCGACGGCAATCCGGAACTGCTGCAGACATTGTCCATACATCTCGCCAACGGCCAGCATCGTCAGCGCACCGCGTCGGCGCTCGGCCTGCACACCAACACCGTCGACAATCGAATCAAGCGCATCGCAACCCTGACCGGATTGGATCCGGCCCTGCCCTCTGAACTGCTCAAACTGCGCGCTGCCATGATCTCGCTGACCTTCGCAAGCACTGATGTGGACAATCGTCCAGCGAAAATGTGAACACTCACATCCTCGCTATTAGCTGTCCACGTGTGGCGCCTGGACCCCACTTTTCCGCTCCGAACCGGGCTATAAAAGTGTGGTGCGAATCACCGCGCAAACCAGTAACAATTAAGGGGAAACACATGATCAACGGCCAGGATAACGCTCTCCTCGGTGCCTTCTTCGACACCATCCTGCAGCTCTTCAACGCGGGCAGCACCGGCACGGGCTCGACGGATGGCGGCGGCGTCTCCTAGGACGAATCTCGGGCCCTGTGCGAGAGAATCTCTCGCACAGGGCCCGCTCCAAGCCGCCTGACACTGTGATGGCGGTGACCACGGTGACCACCACGTCGCCACCGCTGAAACCAGGAGCAAGCACATGATCGCCGCACCAACCACAGGCGCTTTGGCCGTCGTTTTGAACACCGTCCTACAGATGTTCAACGCCGGCAGCAGTTTCCTCTACACCGACAACTCTCCGATTGGCGGCGGCGGCGAAACTCCCACGACGCCTGCTCCCTGATCGACTTACCCGCTCGCATCACACAGTCGCGGCACAGACAGGAACCACCGTGATAAACCAGCACACCCTGGGCAGCCTGGTCATCGACTTCGGCTCACTCTCCCGAGCACTCGGCTTCGGCAACGGCTCCATCGTGTCGCTCGGCAGCACCGGAAGTGGCTGAAACAGCCCGCCTGACCACGTCGACGATCCCGTCGCCGCTCACCTTCTCACCACATCTCGAAACAGAAAGCAGGTCCCCCTGTGCCTACAATTCCGCTCACCGGCGACCCCATCGTCATCAACATCATCGTCCAGCTACTGAGCGCGGGCAGCAGCAATGCACTCGCACTGGGCGGAGTCGGTAGCAGCGGTCTCGGTAGCACCGGGCTCGGCAGCTTCGACTCGGCGAGCCTCGGCAGCGCTGCTTAGGACCTCACTTGTGATCGGCGTTCGATCCGCGTCTTCGGCCGCCGAGGCAGTCCACGAAACCCGCGTTGCCCTCCGTCATCTGTGACGGAGGGCAACGCGGTCGTTCAGGCGAGACGGCTCGCGGTTACGCGATCAGGCCGTCCGCCGCGGTGAATCAACGCCAGTCTTCAGGTGGATCGCTGTCGTCGTGCTCGATGGTCACGGACTCCGAACGATCGTCAGCTGCAGCCTTTTTCGCTGCTTCACGCATCTCGATTCCGTCGGACACCCAGTCGCCGATCTCGCGCGTCACGTCTCGAACGGCCCCGGCGATGATCATCGCGATCGAGCCCACGTGGTTGGCTGCACTTTCGGTCAGTTCCTGGACCGTGTCCTTGCGGCGTTCGAATTTCCCGACCATCAGTGTGTGCCTCTCAGGCTGCAGTTCGCTGGCGCTCGACGATAACACCGGGAGGGGTCGTCGACTTGACCAAACCGGGCGGAAGAGCGAGCTTGAAGATCTTGCCCCATACCGAACCGATCTGCTTGAAGAACCCACCGGTGTTGTACGGCAAACCGTACTTCCCGCACAATTCTTTCACCTGGGGAGCGAGTTCCGGATAACGATGCGCAGGCAGGTCCGGGAACAGGTGGTGCTCGATCTGGTGCGAGAGGTTGCCGGACATGATGTGGAAGAGCGGGCTTCCCTCGATGTTGGCGCTGCCGAGCATCTGACGCACGTACCACTGCCCGCGAGTCTCGTCGGCCGTCTCGTCCTCGGTGAAACTCTGGACACCGGTGGGGAAATGGCCACAGAAGATGATCGAGTACGTCCACACGTTCCGGACCAGGTTGGCGGTGACATTCCCCGCGAGAGTGGTCACGAACAGCGGCCCCGTGAGAACCGGGAAGATGACGTAGTCCTTGAGGACTTGCTTGCCCGCCTTGTTCCACCAGCCCTTCAGGAGCGGCTTGACGTCGTGCCACTTGCGTTTGCCCTGGATGACGTTCTCGATCTCGAGATCGTGCATCATCACGCCCCACTCGAAGAGCACCATCAAGGCGAAGGCCCAGACCGGATTACCGAGGTAATAGGGGTTCCACTTCTGCGCGTCGTCGATACGCAGGATGCCGTATCCGATGTCACGGTCTTTGCCGAGAATATTGGTGTACGTGTGATGCATGTAGTTGTGCGAGTGACGCCACTGGTCGGCCGGGCACACCGTATCCCATTCGAAGACTTCGGAATTGAGCCCTGGTTCACGCATCCAGTCGTACTGACCGTGCATGACGTTGTGGCCGATCTCCATGTTGTCGAGGATCTTGGACACGCTCAATGCACCGACTGCCGCGAGCCACACCGGAGGCAGGAAGCCGAGGTACATCAAGCCGCGACCTGCGACCTCGAACCCGCGCTGAGCCTTGATGATCTTGTAGATGTACTCCCGATCCTCCGCCCCGAGCGAGGCGACGGTGCGATCGCGCAATGCGTCCAACTCGCGGCCGATCTCCTCGACCTGCTCGTACGTCAGGACGACGGGAGCGTCGTCCTTCGCATCGGAACCGTTGCCGAGGAACGGGAGGGTGAGAAGTGAAAGTCCAAACATGTCGGTCTCCAGACAGTCGTGTGGAAAATGGGACTTCAGATGTCGACGGTGACGTCGCCGACGGGAGCACTGACGCACAGCTG encodes:
- a CDS encoding glutamine synthetase III, whose amino-acid sequence is MSGNAVRLQAIKDVEAYTPPVVSFTTDETPGEVFGANVFNKVVMQKRLPKLVYKSVMSTIEQGKPLDPMVADAVASAMKDWALEKGATHYAHVFYPLTGLTAEKHDSFLEPVGDGSALAEFAGKTLIQGEPDASSFPNGGLRNTFEARGYTGWDVTSPAYVLENPNGNTLCIPTVFVSMTGEALDHKTPLLRSQQAMGFHAERILKLFGHTDPEHIVSFCGPEQEYFLIDRHFFLARPDLLNAGRTLFGAKPPKGQEFDDHYFGAIPERVLGFMMDTERELFKLGIPAKTRHNEVAPGQFEIAPMFERGNIAADHQQLLMTTFKTIAKKHGMECLFHEKPFDGVNGSGKHVNFSLGNSELGSLLVPGDNPHDNAQFLVFCAAVIRAVHKYAGLLRASVASATNDHRLGANEAPPAIISIFLGDQLADVFEQIAKGAATSSKDKGTMMIGADTLPVLPTDPGDRNRTSPFAFTGNRFEFRAPGSLQTVNGPMVTINTIMAEALDYMATELEAAVADGADFDTAVQNLLTEIITNHGAVVFNGDGYSENWQIEAESRGLPNLRTTLDALPELITESSMELFEKYKVFNHREMHSRYEVGLEQYALSIGVEARLAAEIGTTLILPAAVRHQTEVAQNFVALKSAGLEPDSAPLEEVSAPVAALRTALAALRAAIDTDAGETPFDQAKHAQDALLPAMAEVRAAADFLETIVADDHWPLPTYQEMLFIL
- a CDS encoding DUF4185 domain-containing protein; protein product: MSAMLSIGVVTIAATIAAAPSASAIGGPCGSGGSGSAGSMTGSLGSLTGSLGSGSAGTGSLANALPWITGAPNGALPVLTGRTKAIEMVTGPGSPNNTIERFNVSGTDLGIMWDNGLSGPDHDVLMAFGDTVGDCDTPGDDWRSNVLFRSNDTAIADGMKIDSSPLDGPNHSKEIIPGFGIPGEFTTIPTAGISYGGVQYIRFMSVRSWDEPGAWTTNYSALAFSTDNGENWELDPGTVRANTEGLGIPGIPAVSPINSNFQQSAFLDGRDGYIYEYGTPSGRFGKAILARVAGADIRNLGAYEYWDGSGWSPRDTDAVQVIKAPVSELAVQWNDYLNKYVAMYTSAEGNLVIRQADQPQGPWSGTQTLLSGITLPALYGGFMHPWASGQFLEFVATTWDRYNVIYMRTDLNGLQMASSDSRDRPDPATTGEARVLEVTMPEDR
- the gdhA gene encoding NADP-specific glutamate dehydrogenase encodes the protein MSVRDRVAQIYDQVLVRNAGEPEFHQAAAEVFESLHVVLERHPRYADAGLIERLCEPERQIIFRVPWTDDQGNVHVNRGFRVQYNSALGPYKGGLRFHPSVNLGIVKFLGFEQIFKNSLTGLPIGGGKGGSDFDPKGRSDAEVMRFCQSFMTELQRHIGEYTDVPAGDIGVGGREIGYLFGQYKRLTNTYESGVLTGKGITWGGSQVRTEATGYGVAYFVAEMLKAKGEGLEGKNVVISGSGNVAIYAIQKIHQLGGVAIACSDSSGYIVDKKGIDLDLLKEIKEVRRGRISEYADAVPHAEFIADGSIWDVPCDVALPCATQNELDEDAAKTLIANGVQAVAEGANMPTTPGGIQLFRDANVAFAPGKAANAGGVATSALEMQQNASRDSWSFEYTDERLAGIMRGIHKRTINTAAEYGKPGDYVHGANIAGFVKVADAMISLGVI